From Gimesia panareensis, the proteins below share one genomic window:
- a CDS encoding valine--tRNA ligase, whose translation MTESLEKHYNPESAQEKWYPFWEEKGYFHAEPDPEKEQHTIMIPLPNVTGALHMGHALNGTLQDLITRWRRMQGYEALWMPGTDHAGIATQAVVERRMKEEENLTRHDIGREALIERIWKWKDQYEKRILNQLRKLGASCDWERTRFTLDEMCSKAVRRTFLKLFSDGLIYRGKRLVNWDPFLQTAVADDEVYPEEIDGHFWTFQYPVVNSDERISFSTTRPETMLGDTAVCVHPSDERYTHLVGKKVRIPLNGREIPIIADALLANKDLGTGAVKVTPAHDPNDYACGLRNNLEQINILNPDGTMNEAAGEYEGLDRYEVRKKVVEDMDKLGFFIEVEDRKIPVKHSDRSKTPIEPYLSDQWFVKMDTLAQSAIDAVEDGRVRFFPSRYSKTYLDWLKEKRDWCISRQLWWGHRIPIWYCDTCSEEDLKQAFGDRYDVSYSRDDEDTCWLICSETDLNGDELGTAHQLTQDEDVLDTWFSSALWPHATLGWPDKNPDLDYFYPGSVLVTSRDIITLWVARMVLTGLYNMGDIPFKHVCIHPKILDGFGQTMSKSRGNGVDPMDLIDKYGVDAVRFTISSFAGETQDVRLPVGYEDPETGEVVPQTLEHQTAIPAGGEKPRIKFPQSGKSYQYTSPWFDPDPGEKVARIVSERFEYGRNFCNKLWNACRFAMLNLEGYTPGPIDENDLTMEDHWILSRLSTVAEEMTTVLGRYQFDVATRAIRDFTWNEFCDWYLEMIKPRLRDEALKPVAQRVLVGVLDNLLRLLQPFVPFVTEELWQRLNEIAPERGLFTPEPAAESVMIAPWPDPPQSWQDPQLEKRFERLQEMIVAVRNIRAVYKISPATPLKLFLRCEAGIADDMQNVASQFDNLAKTLLESAGADVQRPGGSATFSLNEVDGFIALKGIIDLEAELSRLQGEAEKLKKHIEGSEKKLANKNFVDRAPADVVEGVKDTLAGLQKQLQSVQDSINQLSEQ comes from the coding sequence ATGACCGAATCGCTTGAGAAACATTACAATCCTGAGAGTGCGCAAGAGAAATGGTACCCTTTCTGGGAAGAAAAAGGCTATTTCCACGCCGAGCCTGACCCGGAAAAAGAACAGCACACCATCATGATCCCCCTGCCGAACGTCACCGGGGCACTGCACATGGGGCACGCGCTTAACGGTACTCTGCAGGACCTGATCACCCGCTGGCGACGGATGCAGGGCTACGAAGCACTCTGGATGCCCGGTACCGACCATGCAGGCATCGCCACTCAGGCGGTCGTCGAACGCCGCATGAAGGAAGAAGAAAACCTGACTCGCCACGACATCGGTCGCGAGGCACTCATCGAACGGATCTGGAAATGGAAGGATCAGTACGAAAAACGGATCCTTAACCAGCTGCGCAAACTGGGGGCCAGCTGTGACTGGGAGCGGACCCGCTTCACACTGGATGAAATGTGTTCCAAAGCGGTCCGTCGCACGTTTCTGAAGCTCTTTTCGGACGGCCTGATTTATCGTGGCAAGCGACTCGTGAACTGGGATCCGTTCCTGCAAACCGCAGTCGCGGATGACGAAGTCTACCCGGAAGAAATTGATGGTCACTTCTGGACTTTCCAGTATCCGGTTGTCAACAGCGATGAACGCATTTCCTTCTCGACCACGCGTCCCGAAACAATGCTGGGTGATACCGCCGTCTGCGTACATCCGTCCGATGAACGCTACACACATCTGGTCGGCAAGAAAGTCCGTATTCCGCTGAATGGTCGGGAAATTCCAATTATCGCTGACGCGCTCCTGGCAAACAAAGACCTGGGAACCGGTGCCGTCAAGGTCACTCCGGCTCACGATCCCAACGATTATGCCTGCGGTCTGCGAAACAATCTGGAACAAATTAATATTCTCAATCCCGATGGCACGATGAACGAAGCCGCCGGCGAATACGAGGGTCTGGATCGCTACGAAGTCCGCAAAAAAGTTGTCGAGGACATGGACAAGCTCGGCTTTTTCATCGAAGTTGAAGACCGCAAGATTCCGGTCAAACACAGCGACCGTTCCAAGACTCCGATCGAACCCTATCTCTCCGATCAGTGGTTTGTGAAAATGGATACCCTGGCCCAGTCCGCGATCGACGCCGTCGAAGATGGTCGCGTCCGTTTCTTCCCCAGTCGCTATTCTAAAACCTATCTCGACTGGCTCAAAGAAAAGCGGGACTGGTGCATCAGCCGCCAGCTCTGGTGGGGACACCGTATCCCGATCTGGTATTGCGATACCTGTTCGGAAGAAGATCTCAAACAGGCTTTCGGCGATCGCTATGACGTCAGCTACAGCCGTGATGACGAAGACACCTGCTGGCTGATCTGTTCCGAGACCGACCTGAACGGTGACGAACTGGGAACCGCACACCAACTGACCCAGGACGAAGATGTTCTGGATACCTGGTTCAGTAGTGCCCTCTGGCCGCACGCGACACTGGGCTGGCCCGATAAAAATCCTGATCTCGATTATTTCTATCCGGGCAGTGTCCTGGTGACCAGCCGTGATATCATCACGCTCTGGGTGGCCCGCATGGTTCTCACGGGCCTGTATAACATGGGCGACATCCCGTTCAAGCACGTCTGCATTCATCCCAAGATTCTGGATGGATTCGGGCAGACCATGTCAAAATCCAGAGGGAACGGCGTCGACCCCATGGATCTGATCGACAAATACGGCGTCGATGCGGTCCGCTTCACGATCTCCTCGTTTGCCGGTGAAACGCAGGACGTCAGACTGCCGGTCGGCTATGAAGATCCGGAAACGGGCGAAGTCGTGCCACAGACACTGGAACATCAGACAGCCATTCCAGCCGGCGGAGAAAAGCCGCGGATCAAATTCCCCCAAAGTGGAAAATCGTACCAGTACACCAGCCCCTGGTTCGATCCCGATCCGGGTGAAAAAGTGGCCCGCATTGTCAGCGAACGATTTGAATACGGCCGCAACTTCTGTAACAAACTCTGGAACGCCTGTCGGTTCGCCATGCTGAACCTGGAAGGCTACACGCCCGGTCCGATCGATGAAAACGATCTGACGATGGAAGATCACTGGATTCTGAGCCGACTTTCCACGGTCGCAGAAGAGATGACCACTGTACTGGGCCGGTACCAGTTCGACGTCGCGACCCGGGCCATTCGAGACTTCACCTGGAATGAGTTCTGCGACTGGTACCTGGAAATGATCAAACCCCGACTGCGGGATGAAGCCTTAAAACCCGTCGCACAGCGCGTGCTGGTTGGCGTACTGGATAACCTGCTGAGACTCTTACAGCCGTTTGTCCCCTTCGTCACCGAAGAGCTCTGGCAGCGTCTGAATGAAATCGCCCCGGAGCGAGGCTTGTTCACACCTGAACCGGCAGCAGAGAGCGTAATGATCGCTCCCTGGCCCGATCCACCACAGAGCTGGCAGGATCCCCAACTGGAAAAACGGTTTGAGCGTCTGCAGGAAATGATTGTCGCTGTCCGCAACATTCGTGCGGTTTATAAAATTTCTCCTGCGACCCCGCTCAAGCTCTTTCTGCGTTGTGAAGCTGGAATCGCTGATGACATGCAGAACGTAGCCAGTCAGTTCGACAACCTGGCCAAAACGCTGCTCGAATCAGCGGGTGCTGACGTGCAGCGGCCTGGTGGATCGGCTACGTTTTCCCTCAATGAGGTAGACGGTTTTATCGCTTTGAAAGGGATCATCGACCTCGAAGCCGAACTGTCCCGCCTGCAGGGTGAAGCAGAAAAACTGAAGAAACACATCGAAGGCAGCGAAAAGAAACTGGCTAATAAAAACTTTGTCGATCGCGCTCCTGCTGATGTTGTGGAAGGCGTGAAAGACACCCTGGCCGGACTGCAGAAACAGTTACAGAGTGTCCAGGACTCCATCAATCAGCTGAGCGAGCAGTAA